The Pseudanabaena yagii GIHE-NHR1 genome segment AATCAAGTTCGAGTTTGAAGCAATGGATACTCTCTAATCGATTAGCTCCTTACTATATTGTTTCGTGTTACGAAACAATATAGTAAAACTCTTGGTGAATTCAGCCTATGGATATTAAGCGCAGTACTAAGTCCACAGCCAATATGTTGATCAATTTTTTGACCTTCGAGGCTGTTAAGACGATTGCCGAGCAGTTGGAAGAAACGGATAAGTTAAAAGCGCTCTGGTTTAACCAATTCTCGACACGCGAAAGACTCCAAAATGGTGAGCTTTACATTAAAGACCTCTTTGAGGTTCACCAAGAGATGGCTTTTCGAGTGATGACTGTGCGGGAGCATCTAGCAAATGAGATTTTAGATTTTTTGCCTGAAATGACTCGTACAGGTATTCAACAATCAAATATGCAGCTTCGTCGTCGGCATTTTGAGCGCATCATGAGTGTTCAGGCTTCTGAAGGATATGCAGAATGCGAGAATCTAGATGCTGATATAGAAACTAAAGAACCTATTGCAGAATCTAGTCTCGGTAGTTCTCTCGAAGCAGTTGCTGACTCAGATGTTGATGGCGATCGCGCTTCTACTGAAGCAAATCAATAGCCCAAATCAATAGCAATTTAATTTCAATCGCGAGGAAATAATGCAAACTTTACCAAAAGAGCGTCGTTACGAAACTCTTTCTTATCTTCCCCCTTTGAGCGATGCTCAAATCACTCGTCAAATCGAGTACACCCTTCAACAAGGTTTCTACGCAGCGATCGAATTTAACGAAGATTCCGATCCTGCTATTCACTACTGGACATTGTGGAAGTTGCCCTTGTTCAACGCTAAGACTCCTCAAGAAGTTTTGAGCGAAGTTCAAGCTTGCCGTTCTAGCTACCCTGGTTCTTTCATCCGCGTTGTAGCTTTCGACAACATCAAACAGTGCCAAGTCCAAAGCTTCATCGTACACAAGCCTAACAGCGCTCGTTACTAAGCTCTAACAAACAAAAAAGCCCCGCATTGCGGGGCTTTTTTGTTTTTAATGATCTGCTACCTAAATGCTTCGATACGATCTAAATACACATTAACAAGTTTGTGCTCAACGGATAGGCTTTCAATCTGCTCCCAAACTTTAGCCAGAAATAAATGAAAATCACGCTTTCTCATATTACTGGAGTTTAGACTAAAAAAGGTAAAAAAGGCAGAGTAAAAGAGATACAAACTGCCTAAAGTAGATGAAAAGTAAAGAGACATCTACAGCCATGATTATTGATAAACTACAAGACTTTCGTCAACAGGTATATAGATTTTTAGGGAACGGACGGGATGCAATATTTGACTTGATGGATGCAGTATTGACCAGTCCGAGAGTGAAATCATTTGTAGAATTATCGTTATCCGCAGTGTATCGAAGAAAATGGTCAAGTCTGTATGAATCATTAAAAGACAGTCGCCCCAACCGAGGCAGGATAAGACGGTTATGTGTGGAACAAATACCCAAAGACATCCGCCCTTTGCTAGCAGGAGACCATACAGGATGGGGAAGACCCCATGCCAAAACGCTAAAAGACAGGAGTTTTGTGCATCAACCGAATTTGGTAGAAGGGAACAAACCGATCGTGTTAGGGCATGACTACAGCACCTTGGCATGGATACCAGAGATGACAGGGAGTTGGGCAATCCCGTTATGTCACGAGCGGATCAGTAGTTTTGAGACAGCAGGGCAAAGAGCCGCATTCCAACTGAGTCAAGTATGTCGAGATTTAACGGTAAGACCAATCGCTACTTACGACAGTGAATATGGCAGTGCCGTCTTTATGAATTTGACTGAGGATATCCCTGCCGATTTACTAATACGTCTACGTCCTAACCGATGCTTATACAAAGCCCCTGCGCCCTACAGTGGTTATGGTCGTCCTCGTAAGCATGGGGATAAATTCCAACTTGCCAATGCTGATAGTTGGGGAGAGCCATCGGCAACTTTTAGCTTAGAAGATGAGACGGTTGGACAGGTGCAAATCCAGCAATGGTCTAACTTACACTTTCGGCAAGCAGCCCAACGACATATTCAAGTTATTCGAGTTACACATTCTCATTGCTCTGGTTTGTGGTTAGCTTGGGTGGGTGAACAGATGCCGACTTTAGACTCCCTTTGGCGCTTGTACTTACGTCGTTTTGCCATCGACCATTGGTATCGTTTTGCCAAACAAAGATTACATTGGACTCTTCCCATTTGTTGACTCCTCAGCAAGCTTTGCGTTGGAGTGACCTTATGCCTTTACTCTCTTGGCAATTGTGGTTGGCTCGTCAACTGGTTATTGATACTCCTTTGCCTTGGCAGAAACCTCAAACCAATCTTAATTTTGGTCGAGTCGCTCAGGGCTTTGCCGCACTTTTGGTCAGGATTGGCTCTCCTGCTTGTTCTCCCAACCTCGTGGTAAGTCTCTCGGTTGGAAATCTGGACGCAAGCGTTCTCCTTTTTCTCGCTTTCCTGTCGTCAAAAAACGAGCTTCTCGCTCGAAAAAGGTCAATCAAGACTACCTTAATTCCTAACTTTCAATATTCTCTTTTTCTCTCTCTTGCTTTTACTCAGTTCTCCGTTTTCTGGGTCACTTTTTCCTGCTCTTTTTCTGATTCTCTTAATCAACTTAGTCTAAATTCCAGTCATATTACCAATGCGTAGATGCACTACTTTAGGTGGTACTAAATCCAGCATTAGCCGATCCGAAAAATCTACATCTTTGGAAACAATGACTAATCCATTTTCCTTTGCATATTGCCAAATTTTCGTGTCACTGGGACTTTCTCCTAAAACTGAAACATGGGTAATGGGCAAAGATGGCGTAAACTGAATTTTAATTGGCAAATTTTCATCAAATAAAAAGCCATTCATGCAACTTGTCTCACTTCATAGTGATTCGCCATTAATTTTGCTGCAAACTGCATACAGGCATAAATATCTTCCCTTGTCAGAGACGGATATTCTTCAAGAACTTCTTCAATAGAATCACCTGCGCCCAAAAATTCCATTATCGTCTGCACTGTAATTCGAGTATTAGCAATTACTGGTCGCCCATTGCAAATATCTGGATGAATAGTTACTCTATTTTTCATAGATAAAAATTAACCTTTCCTTTAGTAGTTAACCTGTTGCACGTTAATATTTAATTTTTTAAAGCAGGATCAATTCCAAATTTAGATTGGAGTTGAGTCATATAGGTGTTTAACTTTTTTAAAACATAATCTGCAAGGTATCCTGGGGTATTGTCATTGGTGTAGCACATTTCAACACATATAATTTTTTCTTCCATTTCTATCAATATATCGGGTTTAATATTGTTCAAGTATGGATGAAATTGCTCTGAGTCAAGAGAAATATTGTCATATTCTTCT includes the following:
- a CDS encoding chaperonin family protein RbcX, which translates into the protein MDIKRSTKSTANMLINFLTFEAVKTIAEQLEETDKLKALWFNQFSTRERLQNGELYIKDLFEVHQEMAFRVMTVREHLANEILDFLPEMTRTGIQQSNMQLRRRHFERIMSVQASEGYAECENLDADIETKEPIAESSLGSSLEAVADSDVDGDRASTEANQ
- a CDS encoding ribulose bisphosphate carboxylase small subunit translates to MQTLPKERRYETLSYLPPLSDAQITRQIEYTLQQGFYAAIEFNEDSDPAIHYWTLWKLPLFNAKTPQEVLSEVQACRSSYPGSFIRVVAFDNIKQCQVQSFIVHKPNSARY
- a CDS encoding DUF5615 family PIN-like protein yields the protein MNGFLFDENLPIKIQFTPSLPITHVSVLGESPSDTKIWQYAKENGLVIVSKDVDFSDRLMLDLVPPKVVHLRIGNMTGI
- a CDS encoding DUF433 domain-containing protein — translated: MKNRVTIHPDICNGRPVIANTRITVQTIMEFLGAGDSIEEVLEEYPSLTREDIYACMQFAAKLMANHYEVRQVA